DNA from Sphingomonas psychrotolerans:
CACCGCGTGATCGACAGAGGTGTTCGACACATCGATCGAGCCGATCCCGTCGGTCAACACACGGATGCGCTCGCCCTGGAAGCCACGCAGGATCGGACGCGACGCACTGGGGCCGAAAGAGGTGGCCGAGACGCCGGGTTGCCTCGCCAGCGTCTCGCCGATGCTCGGTCGCAGATCGCGCGTGAGTTCCTCGCCCGAGACGACCGAGGTGCCCGCGAGCACATCGCGCTCGCTGGTCGGCAGGATGCCGGTGACGACAATCTCGTCACCCTTGCTCACGCCCTTGTCTTGCCCGTCGGGCGCGGCATCGGCGGGCGAAGGGGGGGAATTGTCGGGATCGGCGGACCGCGCGGCGGCGGGAAGGGCAAGCGCTAGCGAGGCTGCGCTCAGCAGAAACAGGTGACGCATTTGTTCAACTCCAGGAACCTTGTCATTTTTTCGGAGGAGCCGCATGCGGTGCGCGCGGTGATGCGCGCAGCCGTCAGGGCTTTCCTCAGGCCTGGAGCTGGTAGGGCGGCGCCCGGCTCTGCCAGACGTGCGACCGGCTTGAGCGTTGAAACTGTTGCGGCTGAATCGCTGCAGTGAAGAAGGCGGGCGCGGTGGGCACTGCGATGCTGACAGGCATCGGCAACAGCGCCGGGCCAACGCTCGCCGCCTCGAGGCAGATCGGACAGTTAGCAGGTGAGTCAGGCGCAGGGTCGTCGCGCCCGCTTCGATTCGCAATACTGCGTTCGGACTGCGAAGTGCTGAGCCCAACCGGCCGGTGCTGATGCGCCTGCGTGATGACGCTCTGCCAAAGAAGCGCGAGCAGCAATGTGCAAAGCACGACGAGCCGCTTCGCCCGGTGAGGCCCGGCCGCGCGCGCATCCCCCTGCGGCCGACCTGCGGCAGCATGAGCCTCATCGGCTCGATCGAGGGAAGGGATGCAGGTCAACCGGAACCGGCCTCAGCTTGGGTGCAGTGCGGCGTGTTTGATATGTTGTACTGTCTCATCACGCAAGTCGCAATTCGACTGCGGCCCCACTCGAGGAACGCCGGGGCGCAGGACTTCGAGGATTGACCACGAGTCCTGACACTGAAAAATATGATGCAACATATCATTATTCGCGACGCCGAAGCGCTTGCCCAATCTACCGGGGAACTGATTTGAGCATGGATCGAAGGCGGGTGCTTGCACGCAAGGATCGCGGCGGCAGAGGTTCCGCCGGGGCGGTTCTGCTGTTCACTGGCGCACTCGTCCTGCGACTGGACTGGCGCAGCCAGCGCCAGAGACGCTGCGGAACGACGCCTTATCGGAGGGTGAAAGCCATCGGAAGGCAAGGAGATCGTCGTGACCGGCACGCGCTTCAGCGGCCAAATAACGAGAGGATACCCGATAGCGCTGCTCACGGTATAATCTGAGTCGCGATATATTGGACAAATTTGGATAAATACGGGGTGCGTAACGAAAAAATCGCCCGTAACCCATGAAATTGCTGGTGACCCCTACGAGAATCGAACTCGTGTTTTCGCCGTGGCTCACCATCGTTGCCGACGAGACGGGTGAACATGCGGTGCTGTCCCACGGATGGCATCATATCCGCATCGATATCGAGGAGGGCAATCTCACTGCAGATGGGCCCGTGGCGTTCGAATATCGTTTGCATGGCCTCGCGTCCGCGGAGCCGAAGATCCTCCCTGCGGCGTTTGATCGACCTGTGTCGGCGGCGGGGCTTCTCGGTGTCACTCTATCCGCCGGACCGCCGGGTCGATCGCTGGATTTTGGCGTTGCGCGTCCATGACGCGCTGGTCGCGGGCGCCAGCCAGCGAGAGATTGCCCGGGTATTGTTCGGCGACCTTCCTGCAAACGGCGAGGGGGACCGCCGGTCGGATTCGCTGCGGTCGCGGGTGCGGCGGCTGGTCGCCGATGCGCGGCTTCTCGCAGGCGGAGGCTATCGGGCGCTGATGCGGTGGCGGGAGTGAGGTTTACCGGGGTTGGCGCCTCGGACGGCCATGCCGTCCGACCGCCGCTCTATGGCCGCCTGCGGCCGGCCACCGAGCCCCGCGCCGCGGGTCTCGGCCTGGCGGTGACGATCGGCTGGCGGGACCGGGAGGGCGTGCTGGCGACCGAGGCATGCGCCGCCGGGTACGTCGTCAGCAAAGCGCCTCAATCTCGACGTTTAGCCGGGCCCGATGCGAGGCCGAAACCGCCTTCGTTCCTCCGCTCAAGGCGACGACCGGAACGACCGACGGGACTTTTCTGCCGGACAGCTTCCAGAATCGAACGGTCGAAAGCCGCCGGCGCGCGGTATCACAGCCGGTCGGTTGTGATACCGCGATCGATGATTGGGGTTGGGTCAAGAGGACGAAGCGATCTAGCGGTGGAATCGTCCTAGCTGACGCGGAGCGCTTCAATCACGGCCCGCAGTCCGGCTGACATGTGCCTCCGAGCGGGATAGTAGAGATAGAGCCAATCTTCCGGCACAATCCATTCATCGAGACATCGGATTAGCCGCCCTGCCTCCACGTAGGGTCGTGCGCGATCTTCCCAGACGTAGGCAAGCGCAACGTCCGCAAGCGCAGCTTCGATCATCAACTCGTGATCGTGCAGCGCCAGTGGACCGGTCGGCTCAAACTCGACTTCGTGCCCTTCGCGACTGAAGAACCATGGATAGCGAGCGGTGTTCGGGTACATATTCTGGATGCAAACATGACTCTTCAGGTCCGCGGGCATCCGCGGGAAAGGGTGCCGCGCGAAATAGGCCGGCGAGCCCACCACCACCAGGCTCATGCGTGGCTTGATGCGCACGGCGGTCATGCCCTCACGCAGACTCTCGCCGAGCCGGATACCCGCGTCGAAACCTTCCTCGACGATATCGATGAGACGGTCAGTGGCGACGATCTCCAGCTCCAGCTTCGGGTTGCGCTCGATCAGCTTGCCGATCACCGGTCCGAGTACAAATGGCGCAATCGAGTTTGGCGCGTTTATCCGCACCTTGCCGAATGGCGTGTCGCGATACTGGTTCAGCGCATCCAGCGCCAAGCCGATGTCGCCGAACGCGGGTGAGAGCTGCGCCAGCAGCATGGCGCCTGCGTCGGTCAGCGACACGCTGCGGGTCGTGCGGTTGAGCAGGCGGATGCCGACACGCGCCTCCAGGTTCGACACTGCGTGACTGATCGCGGAGGCTGTGACACCGCGCTCCTCTGCAGCTTTGCGAAAGCTGCGATGGCGGGCGACCGCGTCGAAGGCGGCAAGTTCTGACAGGTCGGTGGTGCGCATTACTGATCCTCGCTCAGCATTGTTCGGAAAACTAGCCAGCTAATCGCGAGAGTGCAGAAGGCGCACACCGCTCCTGTCACCGGCGCGGCCGGATCGAAGGGAGCCACACAATGACCATTTCCGAAACCATCACCGCAGAGCAAGCGGAGGGCCTGCTCGCCGCAGGCCAAGCTCACGCCGCCGCCATCGGCGTGCCTGCCATCGTCGCCGTGCTGGACGCCGGCGCGCACCTGAAGGCCTTCGTCCGCATGGACAGCGCGGTGCTCGGCTCAATCGATGTCGCCATCGGGAAGGCGCGTACGGCCGCGCTGTTCGGCACCAGCAGCGCTGCCGTGTGGGACTACTGCCAGCCTGGTGCGCCGGCCCCGAACCTCCAGGCCAGCAACGGCGGGCTGATGCCCTTTCCGGGCGGCCTGCCGCTGATCAATGCAGGCGGCGTGCTCATCGGCGCCATCGGGGTCTCGGGCGGAACGCCGTCGCAGGACTTGGCCATCGCCGAAGCCGCGGTCGCCACACTTAACGGCTGAGAACCCTCTCTCGTAATTACTACCGCGAGCACCAGGAGAACGATCATGACGAAGACCATCCTCATTACCGGCGCAGGCTCCGGCTTCGCCGAGGCCGCCGCCATCGGTATGGCGAAGGCGGGCCACACCATCATCGCCACCGCCCAGATCAGCCCCCAGGTGGCGGCGCTACGCAACAAGGTAGCGCAACTCGGGCTCGACAATGTCCGTGTCGAGAAGCTCGATCTCACCGACCCTTACGACATGGCGTTCATCCAGACGCTGGACGTGGACGTGCTCTGGAACAACGCCGGCTACGGCGAGAGCGGACCGGTGAGCGAGATTCCGCTCGATCTCTTCCGCAGGAACTACGAGGTCAACGTCTTCAAGCCACTGGAGCTGACGCAGGGCTTCATCCGCCGCTGGGTGGCGGAGGGCCGCCACGCCAAGATCGTCTTCACCTCGTCCATGGGCGGCCTGTTCACGCCTGCTGGCTGGGGCACCTACGTCTCCACCAAGCACGCGTTGGAGTCGATGGCCGAGGCGATCGCGCAGGAAGTCGCGCCGTTCGGGATCAAGGTCCAGACGATCAACCCCGGCGCCTATCTCACCGGCTATAACGAGACGATGGCGGATACGGCCTTCCGCTGGCTGGACGACGCCAGGAACTTCACCAAGCGCGACGAGCTGCGCGCCACCTTCGATGCGCTGCTCGCCAGCCCGCAAGGACACCTCGACCCGCAGGAGATGATCGACCGCATGATCGAGATCGTCCCCGCCGACACCGGCAAGGTCCGTAATGTCTGTCCGCAGTTCGTCGAGGACATGCTGAAGGATGCGCAGGCCGCCGCCTGGACCGCCCAGATTTGACCCACTGGCGAGCGGTGGCGCGGATTGCCGCCGCTCGCCCGATCAGGAGAAAGACGATGACCAGTACCTTCTTAAAACCGTTCGCCGTGCGCGCGAGCCTGGCGTTCGCCGCTACCAGCCTTGGCATCCTCGCGGTGGCGTCCGGCGCTGATGCGCAGACGCCGGCCGCAAACAAGACGATCGTCCAGCGCAGCTTCGATGCCTGGACCGCTGGCACCGGCAGCCCCTTCGAATTACTCGCCGATGAGGCGAGCTGGACCATCGAGGGCAACTCGGTCGCATCGAAAACCTATCCGACCAAAGAGGCTTTCCTGCGCGAGGTTATCCGCCCGTTCAACGCGCGCATGTCGGCCGGCATCAAGCCGACGATTAAAAGCATCACGGCCGATGGTAATCGCGTTGTCATCCACTTCGACGCGGCCGGCACCGCACGCGATGGCAAGCCTTACGTCAACACCTACGCCTGGTTTTTCCAGATGCAGGGTGGCCGCGTAACCCGCGCCTCCGCCTTCTTTGACGCAATCGCGTTCAACGACCTCTGGGCACGTGTCGCGCCCGACGAGTGACCTCCGGAAGGCTCCGGACTGCGATGCCGCCGAGCTTCGCCATCCCTCGTCACCGCGCGGTTGATCTGCGTTCGTTCAGCAAAGGACATCTGACAGGAAACCTGGTTCATCGCCCGCGCATCGCGGCTTCGGCGCGCTTGGGCAACTTGCCTCGGCTGCGACCGCCTTTGGGTTGGAAGCTGCTTACGCCACAGGGGGATGGCAGCTTTCGTGTCTGGATCGCCCGAAAGCCGACAGTCAGCTCACGGCCCACATTCAGCCGTTCAGTGCGCCGGGAGACACGCCAGCCCTGACGGACGAATCGATCCTAGAGGCTGCGAGGGACTGCGCGGATCCTGTTCATCGGGAACTCCTTGGCTTGGGAAGATCGTCGATCCAGCTCAGGCAGGGGATCCCGACATATGGCCATACGGATCGGCCTGTCCTGCCAGCCAGGGATCGCGCGTCGCCTTGCGCATCTCGAGCAGTCGGGCGCGCAGGCGATCGCGGACCGCAGCATGCGCCGGATCGGCGGCGAGGTTGACCAACTCATCGGGATCGCGCTTCAGGTCGTACAGCTCTTCGACGGGGCGTTTCAGATACGCCGACTGGCTGCGCTTGCCGAGCCGGACCGAGCGATCGGCAGCGATCGCCTTCCAGCTCGGCGAGCCCGCCACGTCGCCGGCGATCGGATAGTCGAGCGGATGGGCGATGTTGAGGATGTAATTGTGGTCATGCGTGCGGACGCTCCGCATCGGGTAATATTGGTTGATCTCATGAAATTCGTGGCTGGCGAATATCGCGTCGCGAGTCGCGTCGCCGCGCTTGCCGAGGATCGGTACCAGCGACTTGCCCGGCAGCGGATAGTCCGGCGGCGCGGCGGCGGCCCATTCGAGCACGGTCGGGGCGATATCGATCCAGCTGACCATCGCATCGTTCACCGCCCCGTCGGCGCCTGGCGCGCGAACGATAAGTGGTAGGTGGAGGCCTGGCCCATAGAGGTTGGTCTTCGCCCCAGGAAACGGGCGGCCGTTGTCGCTGAGAAAGATCACCATCGTATCATCGGCCCGGCCGCTTTCGCCGAGCAAGTCGAGGAGCATGCCGACGCCGCTGTCGAGCCGGCTCAGCGATTCGTAATATTCCGCCAGATCCTGCCGAACCGCCGGGATATCCGGCAGATGCGACGGCACATGCACCCGCTTTGGATCATAAGGGACCGGCGGCACGCCCGGCCAAGGCCGGTCGTTGCCGTAATCGGTCGCGGCGCGGTGCGGGTCGCTATAGGCGACCGTCACGAAGAAGGGACGGTCGTCGGTCGAACGGATGAAGCTCGCCGCCGCGGTTGCCAGCTCGCGCACGTCGCGGATGCCCGAGCGTTCGGGAACCAACTCGGCTTCGAACGGAAACGCCTTGTCCGGGCCGATGTGCTTCTTGCCGACCAGCGCGGTCGCATAGCCTGCGCGGCGCAGCAGCGAGGGCAACGTCTCGATACTGTCGAGCAGCGACTGGTGATGAACGTCGTGCTGCAGCCCGTACATCCCGTTCTGGTGGCCATAGAGGCCGGTATGGATCACTGCCCGGCTGGGGCTGCACGAGGAGACCGCTGCGAAGCCATGGGTGAAGAGGGTGCCTGCGCGCGCCAGACGGTCGAGCCGGGGTGTCGACACGGGCGTACCGTAGCAGCCGAGGTCGAGGCCCTGATCGTCGGAAATGAGCAGCAGGATATTGCGCTGACGCTTTCCGGTCACGGCCGTCCGACCCGTCGGGGCCGCAATGGCCGCCGCCGTGCCGGCGATCCCCTTGAGCAGCGCGCGCCGTCGCATGGCATTCCCGTCAGCTGTGGCGGACGTCACCGCCGGAAGAAAGGCTCCCGGACCGAAGGGGAGGGCGCTCGCGGTCCGGGAAGAGGTATCAGAACTTCACTGCCGCGCTGAAGCGGAATGAACGGCCGAGGATTGGACGCGCGAGGATCGCACCCGACCCTTGCCCGCCGATGATGCGCGGATTGCCCTCGGTCAGGCCGATCTCGTCGGTCAGATTGTTGCCGGTCACCGCCAGCGTGAAGCGATCGGCGATTTCGACCGAGACGCCCGCATCGAGCTGGTAGAAATTGGGTAGCACCTGCAAATTCTCGGGGTCTGAGAAGCGATCGCCGGTATATTGCAGCGTCGCGAACAGCGCGGGCTTCACTGCGCCGAGATCCAGCTCATACGCCGGCGTCACGCGCCAGGTCCAGCGCGGCTGGCGCTGCACCCGGTTGCCAGTGTTGTCGATCGTGCCGTTAGCGGTAAAGAAATCGCGATAGGTCGCATCGAGATACGTACCCGACGCAGTCACGCTGAAGCCGTCGAACGGGCGGACGATGCCCTCCAGCTCGACGCCGGTCGCCTTGGCGCCCCCGTTCGAACTGGTCGGAACGTTGTTGATCAGCGACGTCGTGGCGAGGCCGTCGAACTTGTTGTGGAACGCCGTCGCATAGAGGCTTACGAACGGAGTCGAGACTTTCAGCCCCCCCTCGAACGTCTCGACCTCGGCAGTTGCCGCCAGACCCGTCTTGTCGGCGATGTTGACTGCGGACGCCTCGCGCAGATTGTCAAACTGCGGGAAGCTGTTGCCGCGACTGTATCGCGCAAATATGCCAACGCTGCTGGAGAAGTCATAATTGATGCCGGCGGTCCACGACCATGCCGAATCGCTGTATTCGATCTGGCGCGGCCCGCCGAGTACGGTCACCGAATTGTCATACAGCGTTGCGGGATTGCCATCTAGGTCGACATTGCCGCCCGCAAGCGGGGTGCGGAGCGTTGCGTCGACGACATGGCGTTGCCAGCGCGCGCCTCCGTCGATGCGCAGTTCCGGGGTGATCTGGAACTCATCGACAGCATAGAAGGCATAGTCGGTACCCTCATAATGGGCCCGCACCTGAAATGCCGGTCCGCCGGTGAAGCCGCGCAGCGTCGCGATGCGGCCCCCATTCAGCGTCATGTTGAGAAGTCGGGCGTTCGGCTCCGCCGTCAGCAGCACCTGGTTGCCCAGCGTCCACGCATCGAAGGAGGTATAGTTGGCGAAGTAGAAGCCGCCGGTCAGTTTGTTGCTGCCCGACGTCCATTCGAGTGCGGAGTCCGATACGAAGGACGAGATCTTTTTGCGCACTTCCCAGATGCCGGCGCGCATCACCTGCGCATTGGCGCCGCCGGTAACCGTACCGCCGCCATTAGCGTAGGCGAGGCTCGATACCGCCGATCCGGCGCCACCCAGCGTCACCGCCATCGCCGCTGCCGATCCAGGGGCGGCAACCGGCACCAGGCCGATCGTGTTCGCATTCCCGCCGAGATAGCTCAGGCGCTCGCGGACGCGCAGGCCGTCGACAACTTCATAGTCAAAGGAAATGCCGGTGTTGATAACGTCGGCACCGCGGCCTTCGGCCAGGTCAACTGTACGGCCGACGATGTTGGTCGTAAGCTGTGTCTCGCGACCCGCAAGCGTGCCGATGCCGGCGTCGAAACCAGGATAGGCGGAAATTTCGCCGCCGGTAGAAATGACCGGGATCGGCAGCAGCCACTGACCCTTGTCATTCAGATAGCGGGCGTAAATCTCAACCGAGCCGCGATTGCCAAAGTCGTGATGGATATTGGCAGTGATCTGTCCGCCCTGTTCTGCACGAAACTGCGGATCGCGGATGCCATTGCCCTGCGCATAATAGCCACCGACCATGAAGCCGGTATCTTCGGACAGCGGGCCGGAAACCCAGCCGTCGCCACGGATTTCGCCGAAATCGGTGTAGCTGACCTTACCGAACGCTTCGAGCCGGCTGCCGCCGGTGCGCGGCACGACGTTGACGGTCAGGCCGGGCTGTCCGTTGGAGAAGAGCGACCCGGTTCCGCCGCGAACCGCCTCGATGCGCTCGACCGTCTCGTCGAGACGGATCAGCTGCGAGTTTTCGAGGAACGACAGAGTAGAGGGCGGGAAGACCGGCACTCCGGCATACTGAAACGTCACGAACTGGGCGTCGCCGCCCGAGGGATAGCCGCGTACGAAGATATTGGCGCCGTTCTGGCCGCCCGAGCTTTCGGCCATGACGCCGGGCACGGTGCGAAGGATATCCGCGGTGCTGTTAGGCGCGGCGCGGTCGATCGCTTCCTCACTCAGCGTGGTAACGGCAAACGCCGCATCTTGGCGGCGAGTGCCGCCGCCGGCGGTGCCGACGACGATGATCTCGTCGTTCTGGACAGAATCGTCCTGAATCGATTCGTCCTGGGACGGAGCAGCGATATCACTGGTCTGAGCGTGAGCGGCGTTTGCAATCAGCGCCAGCGGCGCGACACCCAGCATAAAAACGGCACTGCGGAGCATAGATCCTCCCCTTCGTATAAGCGGCAAATTTGCCGTCCGGACATTTGTCTACGAAAGTATGAAATGCTTTTCAAGAGAAGTTGCAACGGGTGCCGGCGCCCTTGATGCCGCCCCACGCGCCGCCTACGGTCGGCGCCGATGAGTGACGAACGGACAGAGACGGTGGGGAGAAGCGGCCGCCTGACGATGCGCGACATTGCGCGGCTGGCCAACGTCTCGATGCCGACCGTGTCGCGGGTGCTCAACGACAGCCCGCTGGTCACCGTGGAGACTCGGACGCGCGTGCTCGAAGTCGCCCAGGCCCATGGCTACGCCGTCAACAGGAACGCGAAGAAGCTTCGCCAGGCGCGGACGGGCACGGTCGCAGTGATGCTGGACTTCGCATCGCACCGCCACGGCGCGATCGGCGATCCATTCATCTTCGAACTGCTCGCAGGCGTCTCCGAAGCCTTGTCGATCCGAAACCAGGAGCTGCTGCTGTCGCCCCCGGGGCTGGACGACACCCGGGCGTTCGAGGATTTTCACCGCGCCCGCGGTGCGGACGGCTTCATCATCCTGGGGCAAGGGACCCGCGACGCGATGCTGCGGTCGCTTGCCCGGCGCGGCATCCCGATGGTCGTGTGGGGCGCCGTATCCAAGGATGCGGGCTATTGCGCCGTTGGCAGCGACAATCTTCTCGGGGGTCGCCTGGCCGGCGAATATTTCCGGATGCGCGGACGCAGGCGCTGGCTTTTCCTGGGCGATATCCGGCATGCCGAACTGCGGCTGCGCTATGAGGGGCTGTGCCAGGAAGCAGCCGAGGACAAGGAAGTGACGGTGGAATATCTGCCGATCGCCTCGATGGCATTCAACGCGACGGGCCAGACCGTCTCGGCCTATCTGGCCGGTGGAGCGCAGCCCGACGCCCTTTTCGCTTTCTCCGATACTGCGGCGATGGCGGCGATCGGGGCGTTCCGCGAGCGCGGCCTGATCGCGCCCGATGACTATTCGCTCGTCGGGTACAACAACATTCCCCCCGCCGCCAATTTCAGTCCGGCGCTTACGACGATCGACCAGAAGACCGATGTCGCGGGCGCGCTGCTGGTCGAGAAGTTGATGCAGCACATCGACGGCGGCCGGGCGCGGTCGATTTTGCTGCCGACTCAGATGGTCGTTCGCGAGACCTGACTCGGCGGAGGTCGGGCGCGAAATCTCCCAGCCGCCCAAGCATCTTGAAATGCATTTCATAAATTCGTAGCGTCAGAGAGCAATGACGGGCACCTGGCTCGCGCAGGGGAGGAGAGAATTGATGAACCGAGCCCGCGTCATCATCGCGCTTGCCCTCACCTATGCCCTGTTGGGCATCCTGATGAACAGCGTCGGCGTAGTGATTCTGCAGTCAATTCGTCATTTCGCCGCGACCAAGACCATGGGATCGACGCTCGAGGCCTGCAAAGACCTGTCGGTCGTCGCGGCTTCATTCTTGCTCGCCACCCGCGTCCCGATCATCGGTTATCGTCGCACCTTGGTCGGCGTGACGGCGGTGATGGCGGCAGCCTGCTTCCTCGCATCATTCGCGGGCGGGTTCCTTGCGATGCAGGCGCTGTTTGTCGCGACTGGCCTTAGCTTCGGATTGGCCAAGGTCGCGACCTATTCCTCGATCGGCCTGCTCGCGCGCGATCCCGGCGATCACGCCAGCATCACCGGACTGGTCGAGGGCACGTTCATGGTGGGCCTGCTCACTGGCGTCTGGCTGTTCGGATGGTTTGTCGGCGCGGATACCGGGAACAGCGAGTGGCTGCACGTCTATCGGCTGCTTGGCGCCGCCTTCGCAGTGATGTCGCTGGCCTGGCTGGCCACGCCGCTCGACGAGCGAGGTGCCGCGCCGCCCGACGGCACGAAGCCCGCCCATTGGGGCGAGATGGCGCGACTGGCGGTGTTGCCGGCGAGCGTCGCGGTGCTTGCGGGGCTATTCCTTTACGTGCTGATCGAACAGAGCATCGGGACCTGGTTGCCGACTTTCAACAACGAAGTGCTGCATTTGCCGGCGGCTATGAGCGTGCAGATGTCGAGCATTTTCGTCGGCGCGCTGGCGCTCGGTCGACTAGCATCCGGCGCGGTGCTGCGCCGCATCGCGTGGTTGCCCGTATTGCTTGGATGCCTGAGCCTCATCGCGGCGCTGATCGTCGTCTCGCTCCCGCTCGCCGGCGGTGTCAGCGCCAGACCGGGCACCGGATGGCTGAATGCACCGGCCGCGGCATATCTCTTTCCTCTGCTCGGCGTATTTCTCGCGCCGATCTACCCGACCTTGTGCTCGGTCGCGCTAAGTTCGCTGCCGCGCCATCGACACGCAGCGATGATCGGGCTGATCGTCATATTCTCCGCGCTGGGGGGCACCCTCGGATCGCTGATCACCGGCCTGCTGTTCCAGAAATTGCCGGGCGAGCTCGCATTCTACTTCACGCTGGTCCCGGTGGGGCTGATCGCCTTCGTCCTGCCGATGATCCGCAAGCGTCAAGTAGAGGCACTCGGCGCATGAGCCCGGGTCGTCCGTCGGAGGTGTTCGGGACCTTGTTCGCCGAAGTCCAGGAGGGTGGCATCTTCTCCGATTCCAAGACCTTCGCCGACGCGGTGGCCCTGCGTGCGCCGGAGGCGATCCTCGACGCGCGCAAGGCGGCGGGGCCGCTCGGCGATGATGGCTTGTTGGCCTTCGTACGCGCGCATTTCGAGTTGCCGCACACCGAGGATTCGGCGGCGCCCGAGATGCTGCCGCTGGCTGATTTCATCACAATGTTATGGCCGACGCTTACGCGCGCTCCGGTGCAATCCCAGCCGGGCTCCTCGTTGCTGGATTTGCCCCGGCGGCACGTCGTTCCGGGCGGCCGCTTCCGTGAGCTTTATTACTGGGACAGCTATTTCACGATGCTGGGGCTGGTCCGGTCGGGACGGCAGGATTTGGTCGAGGACATGATTGCCAATTTCGGCAGCTTGATTGACCGCTTCGGGTATATCCCCAACGGTACGCGCAGCTACTATCTCAGCCGCTCGCACCCGCCGGTCTTCTATCTGATGGCGGCGCTGTGTCGGGATCGCTCAGATGGTGCGCGGCACGAGCGGCTCCGCTGGATCCGCGCCGAGCATGCCTTCTGGATGGCGGGTGCCGATACGCTTCGTGCCGGTGGCGAGCACCGCCGTGTGGTCCGCCTGGCCGACGGCGCGCTGCTCAATCGTTATTGGGACGATTGCGCCGCACCGCGCGATGAGTCCTGGCGCGAGGATGTCGAGCTCTCCCGGTGCGTTCCGAAACGCGACTCGGGCGCGCTGTGGCGCGACATCCGGGCTGCAGCGGAAAGCGGATGGGATTTCAGTTCGCGCTGGCTGGGCGACGCGCATTCACTCGAGACGATTCGCACCACCCGCCTGCTACCAATCGATCTCAACGCATTGCTGTTCGGACTCGAAGAAGCGATCACCCGCGAAGCAGCGGCGCTGGGCGATGACACGGTCGCCCGGGACTTCGCTGGCCGGGCGGTGGCGCGCCGCGACGCGATCGATCGCCATTTGTGGAACGAGCAACGTCAGTTCTTCGCCGACTTTGACCTCGACGCCGGCGCTCCCCGGGACCAGCTGACCGCTGCCCAAGGCTTTGCTCTGTTCACCGGCGCCGCTCGGGAAGAGCGAGGACCTCCAGTGGCCCGGGCCTTGGGAAAGCTCCTGCGTGCCGGCGGGCTCCTCGCGACCGACACCGTCACGGGCCAGCAATGGGATGCGCCCAACGGCTGGGCGCCGCTGCAATGGGTCGCGATCGAGGGATTGCGGGCCTATGGGGAGCCCGCGCTGGCGGACCGGATCGCGCGTCACTGGCTGGCGATGGTCGAGGTCCATTATGCGGCCACGGGCCAATTGCTGGAAAAATACGACGTCGAACGCTGCGGTGCGGGCGGCGGCGGCGAATATGGCACTGAGGTCGGGTTCGGCTGGAC
Protein-coding regions in this window:
- a CDS encoding DNA -binding domain-containing protein encodes the protein MSLYPPDRRVDRWILALRVHDALVAGASQREIARVLFGDLPANGEGDRRSDSLRSRVRRLVADARLLAGGGYRALMRWRE
- a CDS encoding LysR family transcriptional regulator yields the protein MRTTDLSELAAFDAVARHRSFRKAAEERGVTASAISHAVSNLEARVGIRLLNRTTRSVSLTDAGAMLLAQLSPAFGDIGLALDALNQYRDTPFGKVRINAPNSIAPFVLGPVIGKLIERNPKLELEIVATDRLIDIVEEGFDAGIRLGESLREGMTAVRIKPRMSLVVVGSPAYFARHPFPRMPADLKSHVCIQNMYPNTARYPWFFSREGHEVEFEPTGPLALHDHELMIEAALADVALAYVWEDRARPYVEAGRLIRCLDEWIVPEDWLYLYYPARRHMSAGLRAVIEALRVS
- a CDS encoding GlcG/HbpS family heme-binding protein, translating into MTISETITAEQAEGLLAAGQAHAAAIGVPAIVAVLDAGAHLKAFVRMDSAVLGSIDVAIGKARTAALFGTSSAAVWDYCQPGAPAPNLQASNGGLMPFPGGLPLINAGGVLIGAIGVSGGTPSQDLAIAEAAVATLNG
- a CDS encoding SDR family oxidoreductase gives rise to the protein MTKTILITGAGSGFAEAAAIGMAKAGHTIIATAQISPQVAALRNKVAQLGLDNVRVEKLDLTDPYDMAFIQTLDVDVLWNNAGYGESGPVSEIPLDLFRRNYEVNVFKPLELTQGFIRRWVAEGRHAKIVFTSSMGGLFTPAGWGTYVSTKHALESMAEAIAQEVAPFGIKVQTINPGAYLTGYNETMADTAFRWLDDARNFTKRDELRATFDALLASPQGHLDPQEMIDRMIEIVPADTGKVRNVCPQFVEDMLKDAQAAAWTAQI
- a CDS encoding nuclear transport factor 2 family protein; the protein is MTSTFLKPFAVRASLAFAATSLGILAVASGADAQTPAANKTIVQRSFDAWTAGTGSPFELLADEASWTIEGNSVASKTYPTKEAFLREVIRPFNARMSAGIKPTIKSITADGNRVVIHFDAAGTARDGKPYVNTYAWFFQMQGGRVTRASAFFDAIAFNDLWARVAPDE
- a CDS encoding sulfatase family protein; its protein translation is MRRRALLKGIAGTAAAIAAPTGRTAVTGKRQRNILLLISDDQGLDLGCYGTPVSTPRLDRLARAGTLFTHGFAAVSSCSPSRAVIHTGLYGHQNGMYGLQHDVHHQSLLDSIETLPSLLRRAGYATALVGKKHIGPDKAFPFEAELVPERSGIRDVRELATAAASFIRSTDDRPFFVTVAYSDPHRAATDYGNDRPWPGVPPVPYDPKRVHVPSHLPDIPAVRQDLAEYYESLSRLDSGVGMLLDLLGESGRADDTMVIFLSDNGRPFPGAKTNLYGPGLHLPLIVRAPGADGAVNDAMVSWIDIAPTVLEWAAAAPPDYPLPGKSLVPILGKRGDATRDAIFASHEFHEINQYYPMRSVRTHDHNYILNIAHPLDYPIAGDVAGSPSWKAIAADRSVRLGKRSQSAYLKRPVEELYDLKRDPDELVNLAADPAHAAVRDRLRARLLEMRKATRDPWLAGQADPYGHMSGSPA
- a CDS encoding TonB-dependent receptor — translated: MLRSAVFMLGVAPLALIANAAHAQTSDIAAPSQDESIQDDSVQNDEIIVVGTAGGGTRRQDAAFAVTTLSEEAIDRAAPNSTADILRTVPGVMAESSGGQNGANIFVRGYPSGGDAQFVTFQYAGVPVFPPSTLSFLENSQLIRLDETVERIEAVRGGTGSLFSNGQPGLTVNVVPRTGGSRLEAFGKVSYTDFGEIRGDGWVSGPLSEDTGFMVGGYYAQGNGIRDPQFRAEQGGQITANIHHDFGNRGSVEIYARYLNDKGQWLLPIPVISTGGEISAYPGFDAGIGTLAGRETQLTTNIVGRTVDLAEGRGADVINTGISFDYEVVDGLRVRERLSYLGGNANTIGLVPVAAPGSAAAMAVTLGGAGSAVSSLAYANGGGTVTGGANAQVMRAGIWEVRKKISSFVSDSALEWTSGSNKLTGGFYFANYTSFDAWTLGNQVLLTAEPNARLLNMTLNGGRIATLRGFTGGPAFQVRAHYEGTDYAFYAVDEFQITPELRIDGGARWQRHVVDATLRTPLAGGNVDLDGNPATLYDNSVTVLGGPRQIEYSDSAWSWTAGINYDFSSSVGIFARYSRGNSFPQFDNLREASAVNIADKTGLAATAEVETFEGGLKVSTPFVSLYATAFHNKFDGLATTSLINNVPTSSNGGAKATGVELEGIVRPFDGFSVTASGTYLDATYRDFFTANGTIDNTGNRVQRQPRWTWRVTPAYELDLGAVKPALFATLQYTGDRFSDPENLQVLPNFYQLDAGVSVEIADRFTLAVTGNNLTDEIGLTEGNPRIIGGQGSGAILARPILGRSFRFSAAVKF